One window from the genome of Candidatus Woesearchaeota archaeon encodes:
- a CDS encoding dienelactone hydrolase family protein, protein MASKNNPSLSVFLILILAVILTACAAQPATTENAKESAAGANQVADAAEPGQSTNADLTRSEDSAGMEIMAGETAYYLTTDGYLARPAAEGKYPAVIMIHEWWGLNDNIRDMARQLAAEGYVVLAVDLYNGQVAQNSSIAGQLAGAVRQDTEPALENMKAAVNFLKARDDVIPDKIASMGWCFGGGMSLQLALTGTPLAATIIYYGSLETDPEKLAAIKQPVLGIFGDQDTGIPVATVLEFNSTLGSIGVPRDIYIYPGVGHAFANPSGANYAPEETMDAWQKTLDFLARNLKQ, encoded by the coding sequence ATGGCATCAAAAAATAATCCTTCTTTATCTGTCTTTCTGATTTTAATTTTGGCAGTAATTCTGACGGCCTGTGCAGCACAGCCGGCCACTACAGAAAATGCCAAGGAATCAGCAGCAGGTGCCAACCAGGTAGCCGATGCGGCAGAGCCAGGCCAATCCACAAACGCTGACTTAACGCGCAGCGAGGATAGTGCTGGTATGGAAATAATGGCAGGCGAAACAGCCTATTACCTTACAACTGATGGATACCTCGCAAGGCCGGCCGCAGAGGGCAAGTATCCGGCTGTAATCATGATCCATGAATGGTGGGGCCTGAATGACAATATCCGCGACATGGCAAGGCAATTGGCAGCAGAAGGCTATGTTGTCCTTGCGGTGGACTTGTACAATGGCCAGGTCGCCCAAAATTCATCAATTGCAGGCCAGCTTGCCGGCGCGGTCAGGCAGGACACAGAGCCTGCCCTCGAGAACATGAAGGCAGCAGTGAATTTCCTGAAGGCCCGCGATGATGTCATTCCTGATAAAATTGCCTCAATGGGCTGGTGCTTTGGCGGCGGCATGTCGCTTCAGCTTGCCTTGACTGGCACGCCTTTGGCAGCCACAATAATCTATTACGGCAGCCTTGAGACAGACCCTGAAAAGCTGGCAGCAATTAAACAGCCAGTCCTGGGAATATTTGGCGACCAGGACACCGGCATACCTGTAGCAACAGTCCTGGAATTCAACTCAACATTGGGCTCAATCGGTGTGCCGAGGGACATCTATATTTACCCCGGTGTCGGGCATGCTTTCGCAAACCCGTCAGGCGCAAATTATGCCCCTGAAGAAACCATGGATGCCTGGCAGAAAACCCTTGATTTCCTCGCAAGGAACCTGAAGCAATAA
- a CDS encoding mechanosensitive ion channel family protein, producing MAIDYQALTPYLETNYFGNTGYELAHSLLLFIGLFIILKIFKVYGLKILHKFAKKSKNSIDDILIEFIDHINWFFYVYLSYYMASRPLALPGLAHHISNWIGLAALVYYGIKFVQTIIDVIAQKQIEKRQKEDKTDDASFISVIAKIVKAIVWVIALLMVLSNMGVNITSLIAGLGVGGIAIAFALQNVLEDLFSSFTIYFDKPFKVGDFIVIGADSGTVKHIGIKSTRIETLQGQELIVSNRELTNTRVNNYKRMEKRRIVNTIGVEYGTSLKQLKEINAIVGRIFKKVKNADLDRVHFKAFGDFSLIFEIVFYVKDSEYLTYMDTQQEINYEIKREFEKAGISMAFPTQTIHLKK from the coding sequence ATGGCTATTGATTATCAGGCATTAACGCCATACCTGGAAACAAATTATTTTGGGAACACAGGATATGAGCTTGCGCATTCCCTGCTGCTCTTCATCGGGCTATTCATAATTCTAAAAATCTTTAAAGTTTATGGGTTGAAAATATTGCACAAATTTGCCAAGAAGAGCAAAAACAGCATCGACGACATCCTGATTGAGTTCATTGACCACATAAACTGGTTCTTTTATGTTTATCTTTCATATTATATGGCGTCACGGCCGCTTGCCCTGCCTGGCTTGGCCCATCATATTTCAAACTGGATTGGCCTGGCCGCGCTTGTTTACTACGGCATAAAATTTGTGCAGACAATAATTGATGTAATTGCGCAGAAGCAGATTGAAAAAAGGCAGAAAGAGGATAAGACCGATGACGCTTCCTTTATCAGTGTTATTGCAAAAATTGTCAAGGCCATTGTCTGGGTCATTGCCCTACTCATGGTTCTGTCAAATATGGGTGTCAATATCACCTCGCTGATTGCAGGGCTTGGCGTCGGAGGCATTGCAATCGCCTTTGCGCTGCAGAATGTTCTTGAGGACCTTTTCAGCTCCTTCACAATCTATTTCGACAAGCCATTCAAAGTCGGGGATTTCATAGTCATCGGGGCTGACAGTGGCACTGTCAAGCATATCGGGATAAAGAGCACCAGGATTGAGACTTTGCAGGGCCAGGAGCTTATAGTTTCCAACAGGGAGCTTACCAACACCCGGGTAAACAACTACAAGCGCATGGAGAAGCGCAGGATTGTAAACACAATCGGAGTGGAATATGGCACCTCCCTTAAGCAGCTTAAGGAAATCAATGCAATTGTTGGGCGGATATTCAAGAAAGTTAAAAATGCAGACCTGGACAGGGTGCACTTCAAGGCATTTGGTGACTTTAGCCTGATTTTTGAAATAGTATTCTATGTCAAGGATAGCGAATATCTGACATACATGGACACCCAGCAGGAAATTAATTACGAAATCAAGAGGGAATTCGAGAAGGCTGGGATAAGCATGGCATTCCCGACCCAGACAATACATTTGAAGAAGTGA